A region of Deltaproteobacteria bacterium DNA encodes the following proteins:
- a CDS encoding helix-turn-helix transcriptional regulator, with protein sequence MNERKFVCTSDDLKKIRKITGLTQTVFAQEIGLAGASAISMIENGRSKPSGSTWFAVQKRFGHLFEIQDRGGIQYIEPKPQPALTAQDSGETSERGPSEDTASTLTADIPEKLAKLKLNQEKLEDAVFNMLKTVLRSSNEKAKTDLLSFIILWRDIIESEEKKGKKTPESKGTN encoded by the coding sequence ATGAATGAAAGAAAATTTGTCTGCACTTCTGATGATCTAAAAAAGATTCGTAAAATCACAGGGTTAACGCAAACCGTCTTTGCCCAGGAAATCGGACTGGCCGGCGCCTCCGCCATTTCAATGATTGAAAACGGTCGTTCAAAACCGAGTGGCTCCACCTGGTTTGCCGTCCAAAAGCGATTTGGTCATCTCTTTGAAATTCAGGACCGGGGCGGTATACAATATATTGAACCGAAACCTCAACCCGCCCTGACAGCACAGGACAGCGGCGAAACATCAGAAAGGGGCCCCTCTGAAGACACAGCTTCTACGCTTACGGCAGACATACCGGAAAAACTTGCAAAACTTAAGCTAAACCAGGAAAAACTTGAAGACGCCGTTTTTAATATGCTCAAAACGGTGCTTAGAAGTTCTAATGAAAAGGCCAAAACCGATCTCTTAAGCTTCATCATCCTGTGGCGTGACATTATTGAAAGTGAAGAGAAGAAGGGGAAAAAGACCCCTGAAAGCAAGGGTACAAATTAA